One part of the Musa acuminata AAA Group cultivar baxijiao chromosome BXJ1-5, Cavendish_Baxijiao_AAA, whole genome shotgun sequence genome encodes these proteins:
- the LOC103986455 gene encoding zinc transporter 8-like, which produces MRSALLFFLAALLLFPLVVHGDCDCSADEEARDKKAARPLKIVAIFSILVCGSIGVCIPILGKWIPVLDPDRDAFFVIKSFAAGVILATAFVHILPDSFDSLTSSCLHPDPWHNFPFAGFVAMIAAIGTLMIDTLATGYFSRPHNSVSDETKTDIEIRPDVVHEENIHVHTHAHAHGHPSSPQLIRHRVISQVLELGIVVHSVIIGIALGASETPSTIKPLVVALSFHQFFEGVGLGGCLVQAKLKPRTAVTMGLFFSLTTPVGVAVGAGLSSAYDENSPTALIVEGLLNSASAGILIYMSLVDLLAEDFMNPRVQSKGRLQAGMNISLLTGAGLMSLLAKWA; this is translated from the exons ATGAGGAGCGCCTTATTGTTCTTCCTTGCTGCCCTTCTCCTCTTTCCTCTCGTTGTTCACGGAGACTGCGACTGCTCAGCGGATGAGGAAGCCCGCGACAAGAAGGCGGCCCGCCCGTTGAAGATCGTAGCAATATTTTCCATCCTTGTCTGCGGCAGCATTGGCGTCTGCATTCCCATCCTAGGCAAATGGATACCGGTTCTTGACCCCGATAGGGATGCCTTCTTCGTCATCAAGTCATTCGCTGCCGGCGTCATTCTCGCCACCGCCTTCGTCCACATCCTACCTGATTCCTTCGACAGTCTTACCTCCTCATGTCTCCATCCCGACCCTTGGCATAACTTTCCCTTCGCGGGGTTCGTAGCGATGATCGCCGCGATAGGGACGTTGATGATCGATACTCTGGCCACCGGATACTTTAGCCGCCCCCACAACTCCGTGAGCGACGAGACGAAGACTGACATAGAGATCAGGCCCGACGTCGTGCATGAAGAGAATATTCATGTGCATACTCATGCCCACGCTCATGGACATCCTTCGTCGCCTCAGCTAATTCGCCATCGAGTCATCTCACAG GTTTTGGAGCTCGGCATCGTCGTTCATTCTGTCATAATCGGGATTGCTTTGGGCGCATCGGAGACTCCATCTACGATAAAGCCTCTTGTAGTCGCTCTCAGTTTTCATCAGTTCTTTGAGGGCGTAGGACTTGGAGGATGTTTGGTTCAG GCAAAACTCAAACCGAGGACAGCAGTAACGATGGGGCTCTTCTTTTCACTCACAACACCGGTTGGGGTAGCAGTAGGTGCGGGATTATCATCTGCCTACGATGAAAATAGTCCTACAGCTCTCATCGTCGAAGGTCTTCTTAATTCTGCCTCGGCTGGGATCTTGATTTACATGTCACTTGTTGATCTCCTGGCCGAAGATTTTATGAACCCAAGAGTGCAAAGTAAAGGGAGATTACAAGCTGGGATGAATATTTCTCTCCTTACAGGAGCAGGACTCATGTCTCTCCTTGCGAAGTGGGCTTAA
- the LOC135674855 gene encoding abscisic acid receptor PYL4-like codes for MPHSSSKPSPPLHRIGGKPGSMTATVGASVRCIGHGVPDVTSRQHEHAVGAHQCCSALVQHVAAPVATVWSVVRRFDQPQAYKHFVKSCHVIDGDGDVGTLREVRVVSGLPAATSRERLEILDDERHVLSFRVVGGEHRLANYRSVTTLHPEGDDGTVVVESYVVDVPAGNTREDTRVFVDTIVRCNLHSLAGTVENLARCPRETK; via the coding sequence ATGCCTCACTCCTCTTCCAAGCCGTCCCCTCCGCTTCACCGCATCGGCGGCAAGCCGGGGTCGATGACCGCCACCGTCGGCGCCTCGGTGCGGTGCATAGGCCATGGCGTACCTGACGTGACTTCGCGACAACACGAGCACGCGGTTGGGGCCCACCAGTGCTGCTCGGCCCTGGTGCAGCACGTCGCGGCGCCGGTTGCCACAGTGTGGTCGGTGGTTCGGCGCTTCGACCAGCCGCAAGCCTACAAGCACTTCGTGAAGAGCTGCCACGTGatcgacggcgacggcgacgtcGGGACGCTGCGGGAGGTCCGCGTCGTGTCCGGCCTGCCGGCGGCCACCAGCCGCGAGCGCCTGGAGATCCTGGACGACGAACGTCACGTGCTCAGCTTCCGGGTGGTCGGCGGGGAGCACCGCCTCGCCAACTACCGTTCGGTGACCACCCTCCACCCGGAGGGGGACGACGGCACGGTGGTGGTGGAGTCGTACGTGGTGGACGTGCCGGCAGGGAATACTAGGGAGGACACGCGCGTCTTCGTCGACACCATCGTCCGTTGCAACCTCCATTCGCTGGCGGGCACCGTCGAGAACCTGGCCAGGTGCCCGCGGGAAACAAAGTAA
- the LOC135674856 gene encoding uncharacterized protein LOC135674856: MGNSLRCCLACILPCGALDVIRIVHLDGQVEEYSSRQVSAGEILAANPDHILSKPCSQGVTTKILIVSPDSDLKRGHIYFLIPESALPRKERKKRHQKSGSTAVVQELGHDSCLRQVLSEKKVRHRRRRSGQVGVWRPRLESISED; the protein is encoded by the coding sequence aTGGGCAACAGCCTCAGGTGCTGCTTGGCTTGCATTCTTCCCTGCGGCGCGCTGGACGTCATCCGAATCGTCCATCTCGATGGCCAAGTCGAGGAGTACAGCAGCCGCCAGGTCTCCGCCGGAGAAATTCTAGCAGCCAACCCGGACCACATCTTAAGCAAGCCGTGCTCTCAAGGCGTCACCACCAAGATCTTGATCGTGTCGCCGGACTCGGACCTGAAGAGGGGCCATATCTATTTCCTGATTCCAGAATCAGCGCTCccaagaaaagagaggaagaagaggcaccAGAAAAGTGGCAGCACTGCTGTCGTCCAGGAATTGGGCCATGACAGCTGCCTGAGGCAGGTCCTTTCGGAAAAGAAGGTTCGGCACCGCCGGCGGAGGAGCGGCCAGGTGGGCGTCTGGAGGCCGCGTCTTGAGAGCATATCAGAGGACTGA
- the LOC103986069 gene encoding putative pentatricopeptide repeat-containing protein At3g08820, producing the protein MAAALVCRPLPFPSVPLPSKSSELKQLLLLFLPQRCHPPKPIHARALRLGLIQDSHLIYHLLASYFDAGHPSHACLLFHAADHPRNIFHWNAMIRGLVSVDQTEDAVQFYATMRRWGPSPDNFTFPFVLKACARLQFLEGGTKIHAHVIKTGHQVDVFVKTSLVSFYAKCGLLNTAHKLFEDMPVRNVVSWTSIISGYIGGGKLEEALNMFRSSLDMGLVPDGFTLVRILTTCSHLGDMETGEWIHRYAEDKGIDNNVFVATSLVSMYAKCGSMEKARAVFDKMVVKDVVSWSAMICGYSSNGLPREALELFFKMQNTNVRPDCYTMVGVLSACARLGALELGQQASQLMDASDFLMNPVLGTALIDMYAKCGSIVRAWSIFKRIMEKDLIVWNAMISGLAMTGHGNLSFGLFAQTEKLGIQPDGNTFIGLLCSCSHTGLVEDGRRYFDSISRVYCLTPRVEHYGCIIDLFCRAGLLNEAYQLINEMPMEANAVVWGAMLGGCKLHRDTKLAEHVLKKLIELEPQNSGNYVLLSNIYSTTERWNDSARLRLVMKEKGIQKTPGCSWVELKGVVHEFHVGDISHPLSNEIYSKLDELGRKLKQRGYMPTTEVVLFDIEEEEKEHSLGHHSEKLAIAFGLISMGPEDTIRVVKNLRVCNDCHAAIKLISDITNREIVVRDNNRFHCFKDGSCSCNDYW; encoded by the coding sequence ATGGCTGCTGCCCTCGTCTGCCGCCCACTCCCATTCCCTTCTGTCCCTCTCCCGTCCAAGTCGTCCGAGCTAAAGCAactcctccttctcttcctccctcAACGATGCCATCCTCCCAAGCCCATCCATGCCCGCGCCCTCCGCCTCGGCCTCATCCAAGACTCCCATCTCATCTACCACCTCCTCGCCTCCTACTTCGACGCCGGCCACCCCTCGCACGCCTGCCTCCTCTTCCATGCTGCCGACCATCCACGGAACATCTTCCATTGGAATGCCATGATCCGCGGCCTCGTCTCCGTCGACCAAACGGAAGATGCCGTCCAATTCTATGCCACTATGCGGCGGTGGGGCCCGTCTCCGGACAACTTCACATTTCCTTTCGTTCTCAAGGCCTGTGCTAGGCTTCAATTCCTTGAAGGTGGGACAAAGATTCATGCACACGTTATAAAAACAGGGCATCAGGTAGATGTGTTTGTGAAGACCAGCTTGGTCTCCTTTTATGCAAAATGCGGCTTATTGAATACTGCGCACAAGTTGTTCGAGGATATGCCCGTGAGAAacgttgtttcttggacttcgatCATTAGTGGTTATATTGGTGGTGGAAAGCTGGAAGAGGCGCTCAACATGTTCAGAAGCTCGTTGGATATGGGTTTGGTGCCAGATGGTTTCACTTTGGTCAGGATACTGACTACTTGTTCCCATTTAGGGGATATGGAGACTGGGGAATGGATACATAGATATGCAGAGGACAAGGGCATCGACAACAACGTGTTTGTTGCTACTTCACTAGTCAGCATGTATGCTAAATGTGGAAGCATGGAGAAGGCTCGTGCTGTCTTTGACAAGATGGTTGTGAAGGATGTTGTGTCCTGGAGTGCAATGATCTGTGGGTATTCCTCCAATGGGCTTCCTCGAGAGGCTTTAGAGCTTTTCTTCAAAATGCAGAATACTAATGTGAGACCGGATTGCTATACCATGGTTGGAGTGCTTTCGGCTTGTGCCAGATTAGGAGCCCTTGAACTAGGTCAACAGGCAAGCCAATTAATGGATGCGAGTGACTTCCTTATGAACCCAGTCCTAGGGACAGCACTGATTGATATGTATGCCAAATGTGGAAGTATCGTTCGAGCTTGGAGTATCTTTAAGAGGATAATGGAAAAAGACCTTATAGTTTGGAATGCAATGATATCTGGTCTCGCCATGACTGGCCATGGGAATCTCTCCTTTGGGCTTTTCGCTCAGACTGAGAAGCTGGGCATTCAACCCGATGGGAATACTTTCATAGGCCTTCTTTGCAGCTGTTCACACACTGGACTAGTGGAAGATGGACGGCGGTACTTTGACAGCATCAGTAGGGTTTACTGCTTGACACCTAGAGTTGAGCACTATGGTTGTATCATTGATCTATTTTGCCGTGCTGGATTGTTAAATGAGGCTTATCAATTGATAAATGAGATGCCTATGGAGGCTAATGCTGTTGTTTGGGGAGCTATGCTGGGTGGCTGCAAGTTGCATCGTGATACCAAACTGGCCGAGCAtgtgttgaagaagcttattgaGTTAGAGCCACAAAATTCTGGGAATTATGTTCTGCTATCTAATATATACTCTACAACTGAGAGATGGAATGACTCTGCAAGACTAAGGTTGGTCATGAAGGAGAAAGGAATACAAAAGACACCTGGGTGTAGTTGGGTTGAGCTAAAAGGTGTGGTTCATGAGTTCCATGTAGGGGACATATCCCACCCACTGTCTAATGAGATTTACTCTAAGCTTGATGAGTTGGGTAGGAAGTTAAAGCAAAGAGGGTACATGCCAACAACAGAAGTGGTCTTGTTTGAcatagaagaggaagagaaagagcatTCACTTGGGCATCATAGTGAAAAACTGGCTATTGCTTTTGGTCTGATCAGTATGGGACCAGAAGACACAATCAGAGTAGTGAAGAACCTTCGTGTTTGTAACGATTGTCATGCAGCAATAAAGCTCATTTCAGACATTACTAACCGTGAGATTGTAGTTAGAGACAACAACAGATTCCACTGTTTTAAAGATGGCTCCTGTTCATGTAATGATTATTGGTGA